The Xiphias gladius isolate SHS-SW01 ecotype Sanya breed wild chromosome 4, ASM1685928v1, whole genome shotgun sequence genome includes a window with the following:
- the gtf2a1 gene encoding transcription initiation factor IIA subunit 1 isoform X1: MASSANSNPVPKLYKSVIEDVINEVRELFLDEGVDEQVLLELKTLWENKLLQSKAVEGFHTEEQAAMQVAQQQQVQQVQQVQQVQQVQQVQQVQQVQQVTQPAQAQQVILPPQQQQAPQQQVIVQDSKILQHMSATGMSAAATAATLALPTGVTPYQQLITSQGQILQVVRAPNGAQYIIQQPQQQILLQQQMQPGGVQAPVIQQVLAPLQGGLPQQTGVIIQPQQIVLASNKVQGNTQVMQAAAMAPQPGQAATAAQVQQVQQAQVAAATQAPPQPQAQQQAQPQAQPQPQAQQPPMMLQVDGTGDTSSEEDEDEEEEYDEDDEEEKDKDGGEDGQVEEESLNSGDDVSDEEDQELFDTENVVVCQYDKIHRSKNKWKFHLKDGIMNLNGRDYVFSKAIGDAEW; this comes from the exons CCTAAACTATATAAGTCTGTGATTGAGGATGTGATCAACGAGGTGCGCGAGCTGTTCCTGGATGAGGGAGTGGATGAGCAAGTGCTTCTGGAGCTGAAAACG CTTTGGGAGAATAAACTGTTGCAGTCCAAGGCAGTGGAGGGCTTCCATACTGAGGAGCAGGCAGCCATGCAGGtcgctcagcagcagcaggtccagCAGGTCCAGCAGGTCCAGCAGGTCCAGCAGGTCCAACAGGTCCAACAGGTCCAACAGGTCCAGCAGGTGACCCAGCCAGCACAGGCCCAGCAAGTCATCCTGCCCCCCCAGCAGCAGCAAG CTCCCCAGCAGCAAGTCATTGTTCAGGATTCCAAGATTCTACAGCACATGAGTGCAACAGGGATG AGTGCAGCAGCTACTGCAGCAACGCTTGCTTTGCCCACAGGGGTCACCCCATACCAACAGCTCATCACCAGCCAAG GTCAGATCCTGCAGGTTGTCCGTGCTCCCAATGGGGCTCAGTACATCATCCAGCAGCCCCAGCAGCAGATCCTCTTGCAGCAGCAGATGCAACCTGGTGGCGTGCAGGCACCAGTCATACAACAG GTTCTGGCTCCTCTGCAGGGAGGCCTGCCCCAGCAAACAGGAGTCATCATCCAACCACAGCAGATTGTCTTAGCTTCAAACAAAGTCCAAGGCAATACACAG GTCATGCAGGCAGCAGCTATGGCACCGCAGCCTGGTCAGGCTGCAACAGCAGCTCAGGTCCAGCAGGTTCAGCAGGCCCAGGTTGCAGCTGCAACACAGGCCCCACCGCAGCCCCAGGCCCAGCAGCAAGCCCAGCCCCAGGCTCAACCCCAGCCTCAGGCGCAGCAGCCTCCCATGATGCTGCAGGTGGATGGAACTGGAGACACCTCATcagaagaggatgaggatgaggaggaggagtatgATGAAGATgacgaggaggagaaggacaaggATGGGGGAGAAGACGGGCAGGTGGAGGAG gAGTCACTGAACAGTGGTGATGATGTCAGTGATGAGGAAGACCAGGAACTGTTTGATACTGAGAATGTGGTGGTGTGCCAATATGACAAG ATTCACAGAAGTAAGAACAAATGGAAATTCCACCTGAAGGACGGGATCATGAATCTGAATGGGAGGGACTATGTCTTCTCCAAAGCCATTGGGGATGCCGAATGGTGa
- the gtf2a1 gene encoding transcription initiation factor IIA subunit 1 isoform X2, which produces MQVAQQQQVQQVQQVQQVQQVQQVQQVQQVQQVTQPAQAQQVILPPQQQQAPQQQVIVQDSKILQHMSATGMSAAATAATLALPTGVTPYQQLITSQGQILQVVRAPNGAQYIIQQPQQQILLQQQMQPGGVQAPVIQQVLAPLQGGLPQQTGVIIQPQQIVLASNKVQGNTQVMQAAAMAPQPGQAATAAQVQQVQQAQVAAATQAPPQPQAQQQAQPQAQPQPQAQQPPMMLQVDGTGDTSSEEDEDEEEEYDEDDEEEKDKDGGEDGQVEEESLNSGDDVSDEEDQELFDTENVVVCQYDKIHRSKNKWKFHLKDGIMNLNGRDYVFSKAIGDAEW; this is translated from the exons ATGCAGGtcgctcagcagcagcaggtccagCAGGTCCAGCAGGTCCAGCAGGTCCAGCAGGTCCAACAGGTCCAACAGGTCCAACAGGTCCAGCAGGTGACCCAGCCAGCACAGGCCCAGCAAGTCATCCTGCCCCCCCAGCAGCAGCAAG CTCCCCAGCAGCAAGTCATTGTTCAGGATTCCAAGATTCTACAGCACATGAGTGCAACAGGGATG AGTGCAGCAGCTACTGCAGCAACGCTTGCTTTGCCCACAGGGGTCACCCCATACCAACAGCTCATCACCAGCCAAG GTCAGATCCTGCAGGTTGTCCGTGCTCCCAATGGGGCTCAGTACATCATCCAGCAGCCCCAGCAGCAGATCCTCTTGCAGCAGCAGATGCAACCTGGTGGCGTGCAGGCACCAGTCATACAACAG GTTCTGGCTCCTCTGCAGGGAGGCCTGCCCCAGCAAACAGGAGTCATCATCCAACCACAGCAGATTGTCTTAGCTTCAAACAAAGTCCAAGGCAATACACAG GTCATGCAGGCAGCAGCTATGGCACCGCAGCCTGGTCAGGCTGCAACAGCAGCTCAGGTCCAGCAGGTTCAGCAGGCCCAGGTTGCAGCTGCAACACAGGCCCCACCGCAGCCCCAGGCCCAGCAGCAAGCCCAGCCCCAGGCTCAACCCCAGCCTCAGGCGCAGCAGCCTCCCATGATGCTGCAGGTGGATGGAACTGGAGACACCTCATcagaagaggatgaggatgaggaggaggagtatgATGAAGATgacgaggaggagaaggacaaggATGGGGGAGAAGACGGGCAGGTGGAGGAG gAGTCACTGAACAGTGGTGATGATGTCAGTGATGAGGAAGACCAGGAACTGTTTGATACTGAGAATGTGGTGGTGTGCCAATATGACAAG ATTCACAGAAGTAAGAACAAATGGAAATTCCACCTGAAGGACGGGATCATGAATCTGAATGGGAGGGACTATGTCTTCTCCAAAGCCATTGGGGATGCCGAATGGTGa